The Psychrobacter sp. 28M-43 genome segment TTTTCTTTTGAGTTTGCCAGTTGCCATAACGTCTCTAATGTCGCAAACGGATAAGGGCGCTTAATCAAATTTACGGGTAAGTCAGCGTCTATAATGCCATCACGTACAACTTGGAAATACCAGCCAGAGATACCTTGCTTGCTGACCCATGCCGCGATATTTGGTACTTTGGTAAATTGGCCAATTTGGTCGTTGATTTTGTAGCAGGGGCGTCGCGGCTGGACGATACGTAACTGAACGCTAGCATCATCATTACTAGTGTCTTGACCGTTTTCAAAATGTCCACCATATTGAAAAATATCACCAATACAAACCGTAGATTCGGTCATTTCAGGCAAACCATTAACGGCTTCAGTCGTAAGGTTTTCTCCTAGCGTACCGACGCGAACCTTTAAACCGAACTCTGCATTGATTTTTTCATACGTCGCAGGCGCTAGTTGATGCACGGCCTTAAATGGGCCACCATGATGCTTACGGTCAGCCTGTTCATCAGTGGTTAAGCCCATAAAGTTGACGGCAACAGGAGATTTGATAGGTGCTTTATCAATGGCGCTCATTTCTTCACGAGCAAATGGCATAGACTTACCAGCGCGAACACAAGTGAGGGTAGCGATATGTAGGGGCAAGTCTTGGTTAAAGTCTGTTAAGGTTTGCTCAGGTGATGACGTGTTCGATTCTGCGCTCATATGGTTTCCTAATAAGTAGAATGAATAGGCGAAGGCGGCTTAACTTTGGCGGTTTAATTTTAGCGGCTAATAAATACTAATATGAAATGAGCTTATCTGTACTCAATGATATGTATCTGATTATACTGGTTCATCACCATAAAATTTACATAAAAAAAGACCAGAATAAGTATTCTGGTCTTTTTGGTGGAGCGTTTCTTAATTTTGAACGAATATCGTCACTGACAAGCTTATTTGTTTTTGTTACGACGGCCCGCAGTTTTCTTTTCGCGAGGCGTAGCAACTAGCTCAGCCAACTGCTCAGGTGATGACCATAGGCCTTCTAGGTCATAAAACTCACGTGCTTGCGGCGTCATCATGTGGACGACAACTGCGCCCAAATCGATCAACGTCCAATCAGAGTCGATGCCGCCTTCACGACCAAGTGGCATAAAACCAGCTTGCTTAGCTTCAGCGCCGACGCTATCAGCCATCGCACGTACATGACGCTTTGAGGTACCATCAGCGATGATGATGCGCTCTGTTACGTCAGTCAACTCTTCTACATTCATTACAGTGATGTTCTTTGCTTTCATATCATCTAGAGCGCTTTGTACTAGGGTCAAGCATTCTGTTAGGCGTTCTGCAGTCATGGTGTTGGTCATAAATTTTAATCTCTTGAATCGTAAATATGTAAAATAAAGGGGTAAAACGTCAATTTGTCTTATCCGACTGATCATATGTTGTCAGTCACGCATAGAGACAGGATAGGAAAAATGACATAGATAAGGCGATTTTAACGGAATTGAGCAGCAGAATATAGCTGATGGGCGATAATATATTGATAAACAGCAGGATTTAGCCATTTAGCTAATGGATTAGATTCAGTATTGCTAATGATATCATTTATTGATGCTATAGATGCGATTTGCCGTTGAGCGACTGGCATTTTATTTGTTTGATCGTCTAGTTTCTGTAGTTGTTCACGTATTTGTGTGCTTGATACTGCAGTAATGGGCCGAGGATCTATATAAATGCGTCCTTGAATGGCGTTTTTCAAGTCAGTGTTATTTGGGTCAGGGCTAGTCGGATCAGTGTTATTTGAGTTTAAGCTATTTGTCGAGTGATGAATAGGTGGAGTTAATAGCTCTATAGGTGAGTCTGTTATATGGGGCTGCAATGACAACGGCAATTGCGATTGTAGAGTAGCAATATCTTGTACGGTCGCTGTATGGTTTTCAGAAGATATAATACTATCAGAAAATTTTCGGCTAATGCCATCGCTCACATCGGTACTGCTCTGACGATTAAATACCCATAAATTGACATAGTCAGTGAGACGCAATCCATCTTTCCATTTGTCCAAACTATGTGCGCTGTCCATACCCATGATAAATAACAAACTGTCATTAGGATACCGCTGTCTTAATGTACGTACGCTGTCGATCGTATAGACAGGCGGCGCTTGCCACAGCTCCAGCTCATTAATCTGTATCAGCGTATTTTCCGTCGCTAGTTTTAACATCGCTAAACGATGGTTAGGGTCTGTACTTTGGGTCTTAAATGGCGAGCGTGCATTAGGTAATAAGGACACATGCAGTGTGCGCTGTAGCTGCTTGGCGATTGGTAGTAGGTGCTGATAGACCGACATTGCTACTTCTAAATGTCCATTATGTACGGGATCGAACGAGCCACCAAGATAGGCACGAATGGCAGGTGCAGGTGTTTTCTCTTGAGGGCTGTTGCTCGTATTTGGCATAAATAAATGTATAAAAGGAGATAGGGCGTACGTAAACTTTCATGCACCTTACTCTTTTACCAGCTGACCTTTTAGATTAAATGATTTGATGATAGCGCTATTGTAGAGGGCAGACGAGCATCTGTCACCACTGTCTGTCACAGAGCACCAATAAAAAACCGACCATCATAATGATAGTCGGCTTTATATAGGGCTTTAACGGTTGAGTCTTACAGCGATTAAATCAAATCGCTATACGCTTGGATAGCGGTTAACGCGATGGTATAAACGATATCGTCGACCAAGGCACCACGTGATAAATCATTCACGGGTTTATTCAAGCCCTGTAGCATAGGGCCAACACTGACGACGTTGGCACTACGCTGTACTGCTTTATAGGTGGTGTTACCAGTGTTGAGGTCAGGGAAGATAAAGACGTTGGCTTGTCCAGCGACAGGTGAGTCAGGTGCTTTTTGCTTACCGACGCTCATGACAGACGCCGCATCATACTGTAGTGGGCCGTCGACTTTGAGGTCTGGTGCGCGCTCGCGAACGATTTGGGTCGCACGGGCGACTTTTTCGACATCCGCGCCTGCGCCTGATGAGCCAGTAGAGTAGCTGATCATCGCAACTTTTGGATCGATACCAAAGGCAGCAGCAGACTGTGCTGATTGAATGGCAATCTCTGCAAGCTCTTCAGCGTTAGGGTCTGGGTTGATCGCACAATCACCATAGACGACCACTTGCTCAGGCAGTAGCATAAAGAACACTGATGACACGAGCGAATATTGCGGCGCGGTCTTAATCAACTGGAATGCTGGGCGTACTGTATTGGCAGTGGTATGAATCGCACCTGAGACCAGACCGTCGACTTCGTCTAGTTGGAGCATGATAGTACCTAGATAGACCGTGTCTTTTAGGTATTCAGCAGCGACTTCCGCAGTGGTTTTGCCTTTACGACGATCTACGACAGCAGCGATATATTTGCTCATATCTAGATTGTCAGGATCGATGATCTCTAACCCTTCAGGTAGCGTTAGATCACGGTTTTTGGCTACTTGCTCAACGTCACTGCGTTTAGCAAGTAATACGCAATTGGCGATACCACGACTTTGACAGATACAGGCAGCTTCGACCGTACGTGGTTCCGCGCCTTCTGGCAGCACAATACGTTTTTTGGCGTGTTGTGATTTTTTGACTAATTGATGGCGAAACGCTGATGGTGACAGACGCGGCTCATGATTGCGGCTGAAGTATTCTTTAATCCAGCTCAGATCCAAATGCGCTGCCACATAACGAGCGACTTCATCAGCACGTTCTGTATCATCACTTGGAATCTCAGAACTCATATGCATCAAGCTCTGTACTGTCTCGTAGCTGTCGCTTTCGACACTCATGACAGGGATGCCAGTTTTGAGCGCTGATTGCCAAAGCTCAGCAACTGTATCGCTTGGGGTGATACCACCTGTCAACACCAGACCTGCCAATGGAATTCCATTGATACAGGCCAATCCAGCAGCCAATAGTAAGTCATCACGGTCGCCGGGCACGACCATTAACGTACCACGCTTAAAGACTTCATTGACGCGCGCCACTGAACGAGCGGTTAGGCTGATACGATTGATACGTCGTGTCTTTGCTTCGCCAACATTTAGCCAAGTTGCATCGAGCTCTGTTGCGATATCCCATGTGCGCGGCACAGACAACGAGTCACTAAAAGGGACAACACCGATAAGGCGGAACACTTCGGTATTGAACGAAGGCGATAAGCGTTGAACCTCTTGCAGGAAGTTTGGATCTAAGCTGACAACGGCCTCACCCGGTGCGACAGGTTGATTGTCAAAGGTGTTCGGCACGTCTTGTACACGCATCAATATCACACCGAGCGTTCGTGAATCGATGACACCGCCAAACTCACGAGCATGGACATCCAGTTTGTCTGCTAAATAAGCAGGCTTACTGATGTCAGCGGTACTGACAAATATAATCTTGGCGTCGAGCGCATGGGCAAGTGCACGGTTGATTTGTGAAGCATAAGAGGTCTCAGTAGTTGGCACCAGACCTTCACAGATAATCACGTCATGACCATCATCGATCGTATGAAAATTGGCAATCACTTCTTCCATCAAGTCATCAAGATTGTCATCACCTAGCATGCGCTCGACGTGTTGACGGCTGATAGAATCAGGCGGATTTAAGCCAAATGCGTGCATGGTCAATGCGCTTGAGCTGTCTAAGCTGTGTTGTTTGTCTAGCGTATCATCTTGCAAAAACGGCTTCATAAAGCCCGCTTTGATACCGTTATAATCAAAGGCACGGATTAGCCCTAGCGCGGCTGATGTT includes the following:
- a CDS encoding MOSC domain-containing protein; this encodes MSAESNTSSPEQTLTDFNQDLPLHIATLTCVRAGKSMPFAREEMSAIDKAPIKSPVAVNFMGLTTDEQADRKHHGGPFKAVHQLAPATYEKINAEFGLKVRVGTLGENLTTEAVNGLPEMTESTVCIGDIFQYGGHFENGQDTSNDDASVQLRIVQPRRPCYKINDQIGQFTKVPNIAAWVSKQGISGWYFQVVRDGIIDADLPVNLIKRPYPFATLETLWQLANSKEKFDANVIEPWLAIDCLEDSWKKVLAKKIQQD
- the rsfS gene encoding ribosome silencing factor, which encodes MTNTMTAERLTECLTLVQSALDDMKAKNITVMNVEELTDVTERIIIADGTSKRHVRAMADSVGAEAKQAGFMPLGREGGIDSDWTLIDLGAVVVHMMTPQAREFYDLEGLWSSPEQLAELVATPREKKTAGRRNKNK
- a CDS encoding nicotinate-nicotinamide nucleotide adenylyltransferase, producing the protein MPNTSNSPQEKTPAPAIRAYLGGSFDPVHNGHLEVAMSVYQHLLPIAKQLQRTLHVSLLPNARSPFKTQSTDPNHRLAMLKLATENTLIQINELELWQAPPVYTIDSVRTLRQRYPNDSLLFIMGMDSAHSLDKWKDGLRLTDYVNLWVFNRQSSTDVSDGISRKFSDSIISSENHTATVQDIATLQSQLPLSLQPHITDSPIELLTPPIHHSTNSLNSNNTDPTSPDPNNTDLKNAIQGRIYIDPRPITAVSSTQIREQLQKLDDQTNKMPVAQRQIASIASINDIISNTESNPLAKWLNPAVYQYIIAHQLYSAAQFR
- the pta gene encoding phosphate acetyltransferase, with translation MQTILLVPISRGIGVTSAALGLIRAFDYNGIKAGFMKPFLQDDTLDKQHSLDSSSALTMHAFGLNPPDSISRQHVERMLGDDNLDDLMEEVIANFHTIDDGHDVIICEGLVPTTETSYASQINRALAHALDAKIIFVSTADISKPAYLADKLDVHAREFGGVIDSRTLGVILMRVQDVPNTFDNQPVAPGEAVVSLDPNFLQEVQRLSPSFNTEVFRLIGVVPFSDSLSVPRTWDIATELDATWLNVGEAKTRRINRISLTARSVARVNEVFKRGTLMVVPGDRDDLLLAAGLACINGIPLAGLVLTGGITPSDTVAELWQSALKTGIPVMSVESDSYETVQSLMHMSSEIPSDDTERADEVARYVAAHLDLSWIKEYFSRNHEPRLSPSAFRHQLVKKSQHAKKRIVLPEGAEPRTVEAACICQSRGIANCVLLAKRSDVEQVAKNRDLTLPEGLEIIDPDNLDMSKYIAAVVDRRKGKTTAEVAAEYLKDTVYLGTIMLQLDEVDGLVSGAIHTTANTVRPAFQLIKTAPQYSLVSSVFFMLLPEQVVVYGDCAINPDPNAEELAEIAIQSAQSAAAFGIDPKVAMISYSTGSSGAGADVEKVARATQIVRERAPDLKVDGPLQYDAASVMSVGKQKAPDSPVAGQANVFIFPDLNTGNTTYKAVQRSANVVSVGPMLQGLNKPVNDLSRGALVDDIVYTIALTAIQAYSDLI